The following proteins are co-located in the Psilocybe cubensis strain MGC-MH-2018 chromosome 5, whole genome shotgun sequence genome:
- a CDS encoding Zinc finger HIT domain-containing protein 1-like protein (Zinc finger HIT domain-containing protein 1 homolog) yields the protein MPPKKARDQLPRQNVAIVQTLAPEVIQKRTKRHLDELERSNYAEPTLLAGVDDDEEGGNKYHKGRGRQIISDKRNLNILGTSPATKKKKSTMNVRTALLYRKNLATLIEESGIASLPSTVPTYLTASAPPSVYPPRMICSVCGYWGSYKCRRCAMPYCDLNCEGVHAETRCERRVV from the exons ATGCCGCCAAAGAAAGCAAGGGATCAGT TGCCCCGTCAAAATGTTGCAATCGTGCAGACGTTGGCCCCCGAAGTCATTCAAAAGCGGACTAAACGCCACCTCGACGAACTTGAG AGATCCAACTATGCAGAACCTACTCTTCTGGCGGGTgtagacgacgacgaagaaggcgGCAACAAATACCACAAGGGCCGCGGACGCCAAATCATCTCTGACAAACGGAACCTCAATATCCTGGGCACTTCTCCTgcgacgaagaagaaaaagtctACGATGAATGTTCGGACCGCACTGCTATACCGCAAAAATCTCGCGACTCTCATCGAGGAATCT GGTATTGCCTCGCTGCCCTCTACTGTGCCTACATATCTCACCGCAAGCGCACCTCCCTCTGTGTACCCGCCACGAATGATCTGCTCTGTCTGTGGCTACTGGGGCTCATACAAATGTCGACGCTGCGCTATGCCATACTGTGATCTCAACTGTGAAGGCGTTCATGCCGAGACTCGCTGCGAGCGGCGCGTTGTGTGA
- a CDS encoding Increased recombination centers protein 22: MRFGSLFGAALSLVAFATAVVSSEEENGPELVATAAFPETNAFNHVVNGEKNLLTITVENKSKNNVTLLNIGGALLNPDTNAVLKNLTTVKYTVPLINDVKIQIPFTFYSQLKPGDHRLNVWIEHSSEAGKSKTEALDTIVTVVEPELSIFDLKLLSTYAIVAALLGGLLYLAYTTFVPQPKKSKAKKAAVSAPVGTVTATGAGGYQEEWIPEHHLRKGKGSKKQGALSGTSGDELSGAETSGTEGKRRKGKK; this comes from the exons ATGCGTTTTGGGTCTCTTTTCGGTGCCGCTTTATCTCTGGTGGCTTTCGCGACTGCAGTCGTATCGT CTGAAGAGGAGAACGGACCGGAGCTCGTGGCTACTGCTGCTTTCCCAGAAACGAATGCATTCAACC ATGTTGTTAACGGCGAGAAGAACCTTTTGACGATTACGGTTGAAAACAAGTCGAAGAACAACGTAACGCTGTTGAACATTGGTGGCGCACTGCTTAACCCCGACACCAACGCTGTCCTCAAGAAC TTGACCACTGTCAAATACACAGTGCCCCTGATTAATGATGTCAAGATCCAAATCCCATTCACTTTCTACAGCCA GTTAAAG CCAGGCGACCATCGTCTGAACGTATGGATTGAGCACAGCTCAGAA GCCGGCAAGTCCAAGACTGAGGCCTTGGACACTATCGTCACCGTCGTGGAACCGGAACTCTCGATCTTTGACCTCAAACT TTTGTCTACATACGCGATCGTCGCAGCTCTTCTCGGAGGATTATTGTACCTTGCGTATACCACCTTCGTTCCTCAGCCCAAGAAGTCCAAGGCCAAGAAGGCTGCCGTGAGCGCTCCAGTCGGCACCGTCACTGCTACCGGAGCTGGAGGATACCAGGAGGAGTGGATCCCTGAGCATCATCTCAGGAAAGGCAAAGGCTCCAAGAAGCAAGGCGCACTCAGCGGCACCAGCGGTGACGAACTCAGCGGCGCAGAGACCAGCGGTACCGAGGGCAAGCGacgaaagggaaagaagtaA
- a CDS encoding Bifunctional terpene synthase Agr4 produces MSTEQFVLPDLLESCPLKDATNPYYKEAAAESRAWINGYDIFTDRKRAEFIQGQNELLCSHVYWYAGREQLRTTCDFVNLLFVVDEVSDEQNGKGARETGQVFFKAMKYPDWDDGSILAKVTKEFMARFTRLAGPRNTKRFIDLCESYTACVGEEAELRERSELLDLASYIPLRRQNSAVLLCFALVEYILGIDLADEVYEDEMFMKAYWAACDQVCWANDIYSYDMEQSKGLAGNNIVSILMNENGTNLQETADYIGERCGEFVSDYISAKSQISPSLGPEALQFIDFVGYWMIGNIEWCFETPRYFGSRHLEIKETRVVHLRPKEVPEGLSSEDCIESDDE; encoded by the exons ATGTCTACTGAACAATTCGTCCTCCCTGATCTCCTCGAGTCGTGCCCTTTGAAGGACGCAACAAACCCTTACTACAAAGAGGCGGCGGCAGAGTCAAGGGCCTGGATCAACGGCTACGACATCTTCACAGATAGAAAGCGAGCCGAGTTTATTCAAGGTCAAAATGAACTGCTTTGCTCACACGTCTACTGGTACGCTGGACGCGAGCAATTGCGAACGACCTGCGACTTC GTCAACCTGTTGTTTGTGGTAGATGAAGTTAGCGACGAGCAAAATGGAAAGGGTGCCCGGGAAACCGGACAAGTGTTTTTCAAAGCCATGAAATATCCTGACTGGGACGACGGCTCTATCCTTGCTAAGGTCACGAAAGA ATTCATGGCTCGCTTCACCCGCCTAGCCGGTCCCAGAAACACAAAACGCTTTATTGATCTTTGCGAGTCATACACGGCCTGTGTGGGAGAGGAGGCCGAGCTTCGAGAACGTTCTGAGCTCCTAGACCTTGCTTCATACATCCCCCTTCGTCGACAAAACAGCGCCGTTCTCCTCTGCTTCGCTCTTGTGGAATATATCCTGGGCATCGACTTGGCCGATGAGGTCTACGAAGACGAGATGTTCATGAAGGCATACTGGGCCGCCTGTGATCAAGTCTGCTGGGCCAAT GATATCTACTCCTACGATATGGAGCAATCCAAAGGCCTAGCCGGCAATAACATCGTCAGCATATTGATGAACGAAAACGGAACGAACCTGCAAGAGACCGCGGATTACATTGGCGAGCGCTGCGGCGAATTTGTCTCTGACTACATTTCTGCAAAAAGCCAGATTTCACCGTCTCTGGGTCCAGAGGCCTTGCAGTTCATCGACTTTGTTGGCTATTGGATGATTGGTAACATTGA ATGGTGCTTCGAGACTCCCAGATATTTTGGATCAAGGCATCTTGAGATCAAAGAGACCAGAGTGGTTCATCTCAGGCCAAAAGAGGTCCCAGAAGGTCTTTCGTCCGAGGACTGCATTGAGTCCGACGATGAGTGA
- a CDS encoding WD repeat-containing protein 82, with the protein MPPHPSSSSASHPPVTLTLHNGLMAKLKPSKIFKTAVEPAPKPPSPVGPGQHQKAAPPARSVTGICFDDRGDQLITAGEDETFKLYSCKSGKLTKTFYSKKYGVDLPRFTHKNTAILHASTKEDDTIRYHSLHDNKYLQYFRGHKARVVSLEVSPIDDGFMSGSMDNTVRLWDLRTPNCRGLLTLPNNSVVAYDSSGMVFAVAVNEYSRILLYDTANYDKAPFITILLEDPALALKSYPPRPICMTSLSFSTNGKYLLVGCSSDTHYILDAFDGFLIAKLEGHIGLERTRINAQLDIKPSKGISGEEVSWTPDSKYVIGGSLDGRIFIWDITNLPPRPDPEPTIPSRPDTILSSRAEAERKKFPVRLNPIVALDAHPGPSRCVKFNPRLAMMASAGTELAFWLPDTSGDAEEAAKDLLKKRTA; encoded by the exons ATGCCCCCCCACCCAAGTTCGAGCAGTGCGAGCCACCCTCCGGTCACACTCACTCTTCACAATGGGCTTATG GCGAAGCTCAAACCGtccaaaattttcaaaacgGCAGTCGAACCAGCCCCCaaaccaccatcaccagTAGGTCCCGGTCAACATCAAAAAGCAGCCCCACCTGCACGAAGCGTAACAGGGATATGCTTCGACGACAGAGGCGATCAACTAATTACAGCTGGTGAAGATGAAACCTTCAAGCTGTACAGTTGTAAGTCGGGCAA ACTCACAAAAACGTTCTATTCGAAGAAATATGGCGTCGATCTGCCACGTTTCACCCACAAAAACACTGCCATTCTTCATGCATCAACGAAAGAAGATGATACGATTCGCTACCATTCTCTCCACGACAATAAATACCTTCAATATTTTCGTGGTCACAAAGCCAGGGTTGTCTCCCTTGAAGTTTCACCGATAGATGATGGGTTCATGTCAGGGTCCATGGACAACACTGTCCGTCTCTGGGACCTCCGAACCCCCAACTGTCGAGGTCTATTGACCCTTCCTAACAATTCCGTTGTGGCATACGATTCTTCTGGAATGGTTTTTGCTGTCGCCGTGAATGAATATTCTCGAATACTTCTATATGACACGGCAAACTACGACAAGGCCCCTTTTATCACTATCCTTCTTGAAGATCCTGCTTTGGCTCTCAAAAGTTACCCTCCCCGTCCGATCTGTATGACATCTCTGTCATTTTCGACGAATGGAAAATATCTCCTTGTTGGGTGCTCAAGCGATACGCATTACATACTAGACGCGTTTGACGGGTTTCTGATTGCAAAGCTGGAGGGACATATAGGTTTAGAACGAACAAGGATTAATGCGCAGTTGGACATCAAACCGTCCAAAGGTATCAGCGGGGAAGAAGTCAGTTGGACCCCGGATAGCAAGTATGTTATTGGCGGGAGTCTCGATGGAAGAATCTTCATATGGGATATCACAAATTTGCCTCCCCGCCCCGACCCCGAACCCACTATACCATCTCGACCTGATACCATTTTGTCGTCTCGAGCAGAAGCCGAGCGCAAAAAATTTCCTGTGCGGTTGAATCCCATTGTTGCCTTGGATGCTCATCCGGGACCATCACGGTGCGTCAAGTTCAACCCACGGCTTGCAATGATGGCTAGTGCGGGAACAGAATTG GCCTTCTGGCTTCCTGATACTTCCGGGGATGCAGAAGAGGCTGCAAAGGATCTGCTCAAGAAAAGAACTGCTTGA
- a CDS encoding DNA-directed RNA polymerases I, II, and III subunit RPABC1 — protein MTEVDETAKLWKVNRTIHELVKDRGFQVSDDELYMDLNRFRQLYANNSGVVDRNQLNFYTTSNTNPTDQIFVFFSEERSVGVKTMRKLLGILEEKSIQRGIIVFPGNMTPSARKVIVAMSNDYRLEEFSEADLLVNIVHHTLVPRHEVLSPEDKKLLLEKYRLKETQLPRIQLADPVARYYGLRRGQVVKITRPSETSGRYASYRICF, from the exons ATGACCGAAGTCGACGAAACCGCAAAACTATGGAAAGTCAATCGAACAATCCACGAGCTAGTCAAAGATAGA GGTTTTCAAGTTTCCGATGACGAACTTTACATGGATCTCAACCGGTTTCGCCAATTGTACGCAAATAACAGCGGTGTAGTTGA TCGGAACCAGTTGAACTTCTACACGACGTCTAACACGAATCCGACTgatcaaatttttgttttcttttcggAAGAGCGAAGCGTTGGTGTAAAGACAATGAGAAA GCTTCTTGGTATCCTGGAGGAGAAGTCAATACAACGCGGTATCATTGTCTTTCCAGGCAATATGACCCCGTCTGCTCGCAAA GTTATTGTCGCTATGTCCAACGACTATCGATTAGAGGAATTCTCCGAGGCCGACTTGCTGGTTAACATCGTGCATCATACCCTAGTACCCCGTCACGAAGTTTTGAGCCCGGAAGATAAGAAATTGCTACTGGAAAAATA CCGTCTCAAAGAGACTCAACTACCCCGCATTCAACTAGCGGATCCCGTTGCTCGATACTATGGACTCCGTCGAGGGCAGGTAGTCAAAATTACACGGCCTAGCGAAACCAGTGGACGATACGCAAGCTACCGCATTTGCTTCTAG
- a CDS encoding mitochondrial Homoaconitase, giving the protein MCPTHNADPAAPVAKADMVEVPLVNGAAKPNGLNANGKRGTSHNPSNSRPKPTNPYAPRASDFLSNISNFNIIESTLREGEQFANAFFDTKTKIAIAKALDAFGVEYIELTSPAASEQSRADCEAICKLGLKSKILTHIRCHMDDARIAVETGVDGVDVVIGTSSFLREFSHGKDMAYITKTAIEVIEYVKSKGIEVRFSSEDSFRSDLVDLLSIYQTVDKIGVNRVGIADTVGCANPRQVYELVRTLRGVVGCDIEIHLHNDTGMAIANAYTALEAGATHIDTSVLGIGERVGITPLGGLIACLYAANPEYVKSKYNLPMLREIENLVAEAVEVNIPFMNPITGYCAFTHKAGIHAKAILNNPSTYEILKPEDFGLTRYVSIGHRLTGWNAVKSRVEQLGLQLTDAEIKDATSKIKELADVRTQSMDDVDSLLRVYHSGIQSGELAVGQKEALDRLLKKHHDEAHGRQSSPSREREEVAA; this is encoded by the exons ATGTGTCCCACCCACAACGCCGACCCAGCTGCTCCTGTAGCAAAGGCCGATATGGTCGAAGTCCCTCTCGTCAACGGCGCCGCAAAGCCCAACGGGCTCAACGCCAATGGAAAGCGGGGTACCTCCCACAATCCATCAAATAGCAGGCCAAAGCCCACTAACCCATATGCCCCTCGCGCATCCGACTTCCTCTCAAACATCTCCAATTTCAATATCATCGAGAGCACGCTGCGAG AGGGAGAGCAGTTTGCCAATGCTTTCTTTGATACCAAGACCAAGATCGCTATTGCGAAGGCCCTCGATGCCTTCGGTGTCGAGTACATTGAGCTCACATCGCCTGCTGCCTCAGAACAGTCCCGCGCGGACTGCGAGGCCATCTGCAAGCTCGGCTTGAAGTCCAAGATCCTCACCCACATTCGTTGCCACATGGACGACGCCCGCATTGCCGTAGAGACAG GTGTCGACGGTGTCGATGTCGTCATCggaacctcctccttcctccgcGAGTTCTCGCATGGAAAGGACATGGCCTACATCACCAAGACCGCTATCGAGGTCATCGAGTACGTCAAGTCCAAGGGCATCGAAGTCCGCTTCTCTTCAGAGGACTCTTTCCGCTCCGACCTCGTCGATTTGCTCTCCATCTACCAGACCGTTGACAAGATCGGTGTAAACCGCGTCGGTATCGCTGATACCGTTGGCTGCGCCAACCCCAGACAGGTCTACGAGCTCGTCAGAACTCTCCGCGGAGTCGTCGGCTGCGACATTGAGATCCATCTCCACAACGATACCGGCATGG cCATTGCCAATGCTTACACCGCGCTCGAGGCTGGTGCCACCCACATCGATACCT CTGTCCTCGGTATTGGCGAGCGTGTCGGTATCACCCCTCTTGGAGGCCTCATCGCCTGCCTCTACGCCGCCAACCCCGAATACGTCAAGTCCAAGTACAACCTCCCCATGCTCCGCGAGATTGAGAACTTGGTCGCTGAGGCCGTCGAGGTCAACATCCCCTTCATGAACCCCATCAC TGGTTACTGCGCCTTCACGCACAAGGCTGGTATCCACGCCAAAGCCATCCTCAACAACCCCAGCACATACGAGATCCTCAAGCCTGAAGATTTCGGTCTGACGCGCTACGTCTCCATCGG ACACCGCCTGACAGGCTGGAACGCCGTCAAGTCGCGTGTCGAGCAGCTCGGCCTGCAGCTCACCGACGCAGAGATCAAGGACGCGACGTCCAAGATCAAGGAGCTCGCCGACGTGCGCACGCAATCCATGGACGACGTCGACTCCCTCCTGCGCGTGTACCACTCCGGCATCCAGTCTGGAGAGCTTGCCGTTGGACAAAAGGAGGCCCTCGATAGGCTGCTCAAGAAGCACCACGACGAGGCGCACGGTCGCCAGTCGAGCCCTTCGCGCgagagggaggaggtggCTGCTTAA
- a CDS encoding Cystathionine beta-lyase, with product MAPSIDPRAPGKFPLHNLPTPEPESPLRPRKPYRFSTLCATVENPDMKDQYGSSSVPIYQTATFKGVGEKYDYSRSGNPTRSHLEHHIAKISSAAHAFTVSSGMAALDVILRILKPGDEIIAGDDLYGGTNRLLTYIRTHVGVTIHHVDTTNPETLHPYINSTKTAMVLLESPTNPLLKIVDLARISRDVKERAPNAIIVVDNTMMSPYLQRPLEHGADIVYDSATKYLSGHHDLMAGVVTCNREDIAQKLAFTINSVGNALTPIDSFLLLRGIKTLALRMDRQQATTQMVAEYLYTLGFQVHYPGLPDHPGQEVHARIADGNGAVLSFETGNKELSEKIVAGTRLWGISVSFGCVNSLISMPCVMSHASIDPATRAARGLPEDLIRLCVGIEDPHDLLDDLEHALVDAGAIVLDVAQNKYVRVPDHAALALAANKLRLEAAEQKQEWFISAPGKIILFGEHAVVHGVTAIAASVDLRCYGLATPRKDGKLSIRLLDIGNFTHEWDVQSLPWDAVTPIAPGDEHPEELDYRLVVALNEKALHFIGDENKAAHGACLAFLYLYMILNRNEEYPAFDFAARSTLPVGAGLGSSASYSVCAATASLLVHRRITLPRPLPPSSTEHIHVSHQGRRAIAPQTAEEVNKWAFVAEKILHGNPSGVDNSVAVFGGALAYTRPGFGRKGGMEGIQGFKHFNFLLTNSKVPRDTKKLVAGVGAKKAKEPELVNSIMEAIQTISDEARRALADPELPRESLLDAISALMNENHQHLVTLGVSHPALESIRRTTQAHKLSTKLTGAGGGGCAVTLIPDEFEDSKQRDLINALIREGFQPYLTSVGGSGLGILSPYPEHRALGSRSRRPTTDSLGQVTPPETPTPSLLSSNEIVDGSANSTDLYPPLHDTFVSSSVAELPVWAGDLGRWLYV from the exons ATGGCGCCCTCAATTGACCCCCGCGCCCCTGGAAAGTTCCCGCTCCACAATCTTCCTACCCCAGAACCAGAGTCCCCGCTCAGACCTCGCAAGCCTTACCGTTTTTCGACACTATGTGCGACCGTGGAGAACCCGGATATGAAGGACCAGTATGGCAGTAGCTCAGTCCCCATCTACCAAACCGCAACTTTCAAAGGTGTTGGCGAAAAGTATGACTACTCGAGAAGTGGAAACCCCACCAGAAGCCATCTCG AGCACCATATTGCCAAGATTTCGTCTGCAGCGCATGCCTTCACAGTGTCTTCGGGAATGGCTGCTCTGGATGTCATTTTGCGCATCCTCAAGCCAGGAGACGAAATCATCGCCGGAGATGACTTATACGGCGGTACAAATCGTCTGTTGACCTACATCCGTACCCACGTCGGTGTCACCATTCACCATGTCGATACTACCAACCCCGAGACTTTGCACCCCTACATCAACTCCACCAAGACAGCTATGGTTTTGTTGGAGTCACCGACAAACCCCCTCCTTAAAATTGTCGATTTGGCCAGAATTAGCAGAGACGTCAAGGAGCGCGCCCCGAACGCGATCATAGTCGTGGATAACACCATGATGAGCCCATACCTCCAACGACCCTTGGAGCACGGTGCCGACATCGTGTACGACAGCGCGACGAAATACCTCAGCGGGCACCACGACCTCATGGCAGGTGTCGTTACCTGCAACCGGGAAGACATTGCGCAGAAGCTCGCATTCACCATCAACTCCGTCGGCAATGCACTGACACCCATCGACtcgttcctcctcctccgtgGCATCAAGACCCTTGCACTCCGCATGGACCGTCAACAGGCTACAACACAAATGGTCGCTGAATATCTCTACACCCTGGGCTTCCAGGTACATTACCCCGGGCTACCTGATCACCCTGGGCAAGAGGTCCACGCCAGGATCGCAGACGGGAATGGCGCTGTGTTGAGTTTCGAGACCGGGAACAAGGAGCTAAGCGAGAAAATTGTCGCGGGCACGAGGTTATGGGGGATCAGTGTCAGTTTCGGCTGCGTAAACAGTCTGATCAGTATGCCCTGCGTGATGTC TCATGCATCCATCGACCCGGCTACCCGCGCTGCTCGTGGACTACCAGAGGACCTCATTCGTCTATGTGTTGGCATCGAGGACCCTCATGACCTTCTTGACGACCTGGAACACGCTCTCGTCGACGCCGGTGCCATCGTTTTGGACGTCGCGCAGAACAAATACGTCAGAGTGCCAGATCATGCTGCACTAGCTCTGGCGGCTAACAAACTTCGCCTCGAGGCTGCTGAACAGAAGCAGGAGTGGTTCATCAGTGCCCCCGGCAAAATCATCTTATTCGGAGAGCACGCTGTGGTGCATGGTGTC ACTGCAATCGCCGCATCCGTGGACCTCCGGTGCTATGGTTTGGCAACCCCAAGAAAAGATGGAAAGCTCTCGATTCGTCTCTTGGACATTGGCAACTTCACCCATGAATGGGATGTCCAGTCATTACCTTGGGACGCTGTAACACCCATCGCACCCGGTGATGAACATCCGGAGGAGCTTGATTACAGACTCGTCGTCGCTTTGAATGAGAAGGCCTTGCATTTCATAGGCGACGAAAACAAGGCGGCCCACGGGGCCTGTCTGGCGTTCCTGTATCTGTACATGATCTTGAACAGAAATGAAGAATA CCCTGCCTTCGATTTCGCTGCGCGATCAACACTCCCGGTTGGCGCTGGTTTAGGGTCTTCAGCATCCTACTCCGTTTGTGCTGCCACCGCGTCATTGCTCGTCCACCGTCGGATAACCCTCCCGCGACCGCTCCCACCTTCATCAACGGAGCACATCCACGTCTCGCACCAGGGCCGGCGCGCCATCGCCCCACAGACAGCAGAAGAAGTGAACAAATGGGCGTTTGTAGCGGAAAAGATCCTCCACGGGAATCCCAGCGGTGTCGACAACAGCGTTGCAGTGTTTGGCGGCGCTCTTGCCTACACCCGTCCTGGATTCGGCAGGAAAGGTGGAATGGAAGGAATTCAGGG ATTCAAGCACTTCAACTTCTTGTTGACTAACTCCAAGGTGCCTCGAGATACGAAGAAACTGGTGGCTGGTGTGGGTGCTAAAAAGGCAAAG GAACCCGAGCTGGTGAATAGCATTATGGAAGCCATTCAGACTATCAGCGATGAGGCGAGGAGGGCGCTGGCGGATCCGGAGCTGCCTCGTGAATCACTGCTGGACGCTATATCT GCTCTTATGAATGAAAACCACCAGCACCTGGTGACGTTGGGCGTCTCCCATCCTGCCCTGGAAAGCATCAGACGCACGACCCAGGCGCACAAGTTGTCGACCAAGCTCACTGGCGCCGGAGGTGGAGGCTGCGCTGTTACGCTTATTCCAGATG AATTCGAGGACAGTAAGCAGCGGGATCTGATCAACGCTCTGATCCGCGAGGGCTTCCAACCCTATCTCACATCTGTGGGTGGAAGTGGCCTTGGAATCTTGTCGCCATACCCTGAGCATCGTGCGCTTGGATCTCGCTCTCGCCGGCCCACGACAGACAGTCTGGGACAGGTGACTCCTCCGGAGACCCCGACACCCTCACTGTTGTCGTCGAACGAGATCGTGGACGGGTCTGCCAACTCCACCGATCTGTACCCACCATTACATGACACATTCGTATCGAGCAGTGTGGCGGAGCTGCCGGTGTGGGCTGGCGACCTGGGACGTTGGTTATACGTCTGA
- a CDS encoding 24 kDa Ras-like protein, translated as MAARAQFLREYKLVVVGGGGVGKSALTIQFIQSHFVDEYDPTIEDSYRKQCVIDEEVALLDVLDTAGQEEYGAMREQYMRTGEGFLLVYSITSRDSFEEISTFHQQILRVKDQDSFPVIVVANKCDLEYERQVGMNEGRDLAKHFGCKFIETSAKQRINVDEAFSNLVREIRKYNKEQQTGRPAMTGTNSNAPGSYGTQNQHEETPGCCAGCVVL; from the exons ATGGCTGCCAGG GCTCAGTTCTTGAGGGAGTACAAGCTCGTCGttgtcggaggaggag GTGTCGGCAAATCCGCTTTGACTATTCAGTTCATTCAGAGCCATTTCGTCGACGAGTATGACCCTACCATTGAGG ACTCATACCGCAAGCAGTGTGTTATCGACGAAGAGGTTGCGCTTCTCGACGTTCTCGATACAGCTGGCCAGGAAGAATATGG CGCCATGCGGGAGCAATATATGCGAACAGGAGAGGGGTTCCTTCTCGTGTATTCCATCACCTCGCGCGACTCCTTCGAGGAAATCAGCACCTTCCACCAACAGATCCTGCGTGTAAAGGACCAAGACTCGTTCCCCGTCATCGTTGTTGCCAACAAGTGTGACTTAGAGTATGAGCGACAGGTTGGCATGAATG AGGGACGTGACCTTGCAAAACACTTTGGATGCAAGTTTATTGAGACTTCGGCCAAGCAACGGATCAATGTCGATGAGGCTTTCAGTAACCTCGTTCGTGAAATCCGAAAGTACAACAAG GAACAACAAACCGGCCGTCCCGCTATGACTGGAACCAACAGCAATGCCCCCGGCTCGTATGGCACCCAGAACCAGCACGAGGAAACTCCAGGATGCTGCGCAGGATGCGTCGTACTCTAA
- a CDS encoding Complex I intermediate-associated protein 30, mitochondrial, producing the protein MKGADAPARGPKTVFTFNTAEDIQGFATGCDGDIGGLSTVALELDERPEVNEPIGKTATGVFRGEMRLSVKPGMETKIRGGYAGFRNKNRPAFLYGNLTEDASLFDYLALRVRLAGEPQTHSSYFVNIQTAGPVSTDLWQHRLYLRKHNTWEDVFVPFDNFVRTNAGEMSKKQITMYREKIKSIGISILGGNSGIEGKYELGIDSFRFVNEEDVVGTSLTTPLTPQLVFLVVLM; encoded by the exons ATGAAAGGCGCGGACGCACCTGCGCGTGGACCGAAGACTGTGTTCACGTTCAATACGGCGGAGGACATACAGGGCTTCGCGACGGGCTGCGACGGGGACATTGGTGGGCTGTCCACGGTCGCGCTGGAGCTCGACGAGAGGCCCGAGGTGAATGAGCCGATTGGCAAAACTGCGACGGGCGTGTTTCGTGGGGAGATGCGGCTGAGCGTCAAGCCGGGAATGGAGACGAAGATTCGTGGGGGGTATGCTGGGTTTAGGAATAAG AACAGGCCCGCGTTTCTGTACGGCAATTTGACGGAGGACGCGTCACTGTTCGATTACCTGGCCCTGCGCGTGCGCCTCGCGGGCGAACCACAGACACACAGCTCGTACTTTGTCAACATCCAGACCGCCGGGCCCGTCTCGACCGACCTGTGGCAACACCGACTGTACTTGCGGAAACATAACACCTGGGAAGACGTTTTT GTCCCATTTGACAACTTTGTGCGAACGAATGCAGGTGAAATGTCGAAGAAACAGATTACCATGTACCGCGAGAAGATCAAGAGCATAGGCATTTCGATTCTAGGAGGGAACAGCGGCATCGAGGGCAAATACGAGCTCGGAATCGACTCGTTCCGGTTTGTGAACGAGGAAGACGTGGTTGGTACGTCACTCACGACTCCCCTCACCCCACAGTTGGTGTTTCTTGTTGTACTGATGTAG